In Mongoliitalea daihaiensis, one DNA window encodes the following:
- a CDS encoding VanZ family protein: MPDKERIKLYFAIGWLLLVILLLLTPGNTLPKGPSIPHLDKIAHIGLFGVLTFLWVQIGTLDERKKIIRRKLLTNLLVFTIIFPIFVEYVQAYVPNRSFEYEDIVANLIGGTIGFIGFIILYKVKPSLV, encoded by the coding sequence GTGCCTGATAAAGAACGAATTAAATTATACTTTGCAATAGGTTGGCTCTTGCTAGTCATCCTATTGCTTCTGACACCAGGTAATACTCTTCCCAAAGGGCCATCCATTCCCCATTTAGACAAAATCGCACATATCGGTTTATTTGGGGTTCTTACCTTTCTCTGGGTTCAAATTGGAACACTGGATGAAAGAAAAAAAATAATTAGGAGAAAATTATTGACTAATTTGTTAGTATTTACAATTATTTTTCCTATATTTGTTGAGTACGTTCAAGCATATGTCCCCAATAGGTCATTTGAGTATGAAGACATTGTTGCCAATTTGATTGGTGGAACAATTGGGTTTATTGGTTTTATAATTTTATATAAGGTGAAGCCTTCACTTGTATAA
- a CDS encoding YicC/YloC family endoribonuclease, translating to MIKSMTGYGQAIYESDQLIITVEVKTLNSKFLDLSIRSPRQYSDKELEIRNLVGQVLDRGKVNLTIELTQKSAAELPVSFNQELFQSYILKYKELSDRSGVEVHDLFKLALQSPNVMTSVVEKSSSEEDWPIVKETIQQALTDCDKFRMDEGNALQEKFLSNLEIIRLQLSQVKVLDPMRKERVRSRIRTNFADWLEENSFDKNRFEQELIYYFEKIDITEEIVRLEMHLNYFEKNLLEALNQGKKLGFISQEIGREINTIGSKANDAEMQQSVVIMKDELEKVKEQALNIL from the coding sequence ATGATTAAATCCATGACTGGCTACGGCCAGGCTATCTATGAAAGTGATCAACTGATTATTACAGTTGAAGTAAAAACACTTAATTCTAAGTTTCTCGACCTTAGCATCCGCAGTCCAAGGCAATATTCTGATAAGGAGTTGGAAATTAGGAATCTTGTTGGTCAAGTATTGGATAGAGGTAAGGTTAATTTGACAATTGAACTTACGCAAAAATCAGCTGCTGAACTCCCCGTTTCCTTTAATCAAGAACTGTTTCAATCATATATTTTGAAATACAAAGAGTTAAGTGATCGTAGTGGGGTAGAAGTACACGACTTATTTAAACTGGCCCTACAGTCACCAAACGTTATGACGTCAGTCGTTGAAAAGTCATCCTCAGAGGAGGATTGGCCTATCGTAAAGGAAACCATTCAACAAGCACTGACTGACTGTGATAAGTTTAGAATGGATGAAGGTAATGCACTGCAAGAGAAATTCCTTTCCAATCTTGAAATCATTCGTTTGCAACTCAGTCAGGTAAAAGTATTAGATCCTATGAGAAAAGAACGTGTACGATCACGGATTCGGACTAATTTTGCAGATTGGTTGGAAGAGAATAGCTTTGATAAAAATAGATTCGAGCAGGAATTGATTTATTACTTTGAGAAAATTGATATCACAGAAGAGATAGTCCGCTTAGAGATGCATCTCAATTATTTTGAGAAGAATTTATTGGAGGCGCTCAATCAAGGTAAAAAATTAGGGTTTATTTCCCAAGAAATCGGGCGAGAGATAAATACAATTGGCTCCAAAGCCAACGATGCTGAAATGCAACAATCAGTAGTTATCATGAAAGATGAGCTTGAAAAAGTCAAGGAACAAGCCTTGAATATATTGTAA
- a CDS encoding energy transducer TonB has protein sequence MEAKKTPQADLSKKSGMFLNLGLLVSVGLVLFAFEYKSYDDRNLKDLGQLDVEIEELLDIPITEQPPPPPPPVEQPVIQEIPDEVEIEEKIEVNFDVDVKEEMVIREVVIADAPVVEKADEIFDVVENAPEFPGGMEAWYQYLSKNLKYPTQARRMGIEGTVYVVFVVNTDGSIQDVELLRGIGGGCDEEAIRVVSSAPKWSPGKQRGRPVRVRMRLPVRFKLG, from the coding sequence ATGGAAGCTAAAAAGACGCCACAAGCGGATTTATCCAAGAAATCAGGAATGTTCCTGAACTTGGGTCTTCTAGTCAGTGTTGGACTCGTTCTATTTGCTTTTGAATACAAGTCTTATGACGATCGTAATTTAAAAGATTTGGGACAGTTGGACGTTGAAATAGAGGAATTGTTAGATATCCCAATCACAGAACAACCACCACCTCCACCACCACCAGTGGAGCAACCGGTAATCCAAGAAATTCCGGATGAAGTTGAAATCGAAGAAAAGATTGAAGTAAACTTTGACGTTGATGTTAAAGAAGAAATGGTCATTCGAGAAGTAGTCATTGCAGATGCTCCAGTCGTAGAGAAAGCAGACGAAATTTTCGACGTTGTAGAAAATGCACCCGAATTCCCAGGAGGTATGGAGGCATGGTATCAGTACTTATCTAAAAACTTGAAGTACCCTACTCAAGCAAGAAGAATGGGTATCGAGGGAACAGTATACGTAGTCTTTGTAGTAAATACAGATGGATCTATCCAAGATGTTGAGCTACTAAGAGGTATCGGCGGAGGCTGCGATGAAGAAGCTATCAGAGTAGTTTCTTCTGCACCAAAGTGGTCCCCAGGCAAGCAAAGAGGAAGACCTGTAAGAGTACGAATGAGACTCCCAGTGAGATTCAAATTAGGATAA
- a CDS encoding BamA/TamA family outer membrane protein translates to MKSRILPLFILLFSLAPSIVFAQFDRDRFGKNRVQHKNIEWYFYSSNNFEVYYFDGGMNNARMAIDFLESEFDRLTQLIGYVAYTKPKVFIYNSPQELLQSNLNLNKDEYTIDGQTYFSRLIGEVAFEGTWEKFKKDLLYTTSKIIIEEMLYGSTIVDAFQSNLINSFPDWYIDGAARYIGYGWSREMDDFVRHYFKDNKNIKLHRLQEAEASWVGQSVWNFVVEKYGRRYISSILNLSRINRNEENSIANTIGLNYKSFLEQWRSFYVSTSEPVFTSFKGINESNQINETNPSNLGAINDIKFSPDAKHLAYVINNGGKFKVQVREMSSGRERTIFSGGSSTPDQPANLTSPVIAWRDTLNLTIATFRRGTTTLRSRAIDGSAQDRIFLRNITQILNLDFNSTGRNMVLSAISNGRTDVYTLNVRGVGRRLTNDVFDNIYPVFLNDSTIIFASNRADLPDSVLTRTPDVKQLPDYFNLYKVDLTDTTNQLQKLTNQNNLNIKPRVLNSNNLLLLSDQSGIMNLNRLTISNGILSQVSAFNKSLEAFDYSSRINRIAYSVRDGNQSRLIVESFSNADQFTPSTPRVQLLQAKNLSERIATRRTEMDVEERVATEPRPTFDRNTRPSTVKADTSLNIRLEDIMSGRVASQGERVEVVSPRDTIPPILSDSLPTPQNLIGSINVDRLRFERSGAIDTDNYIFDTIPAASALVEATRTQASTRSNLLENFRRQGLQKRVVGPRRIEQQFITSSLNTDWVIDPLRGFGVKLAGEMTDILDNHVFRGSIMTPLDFRSGSDVMFEYEYLKQRVDARLRYDRRAIQVNQGDLTFQRYVLNKAELGFSYPVNVHARFTAAPFIAQTQYFNLNPDSIIRGQFPERNRLDVNYVGGTAEFVLDKTQQIGLYAQQGMKGKIGLRHYQGLNLGERSFSNFYLDFRNYQKIHKNIVFASRLFAGSFFGQNPQNYLVGGMNNWLFNQFRTPPANRPEQSPVRNPEGVENSNILFAEFVDLRGFLFDEIRGRNVVTFTSELRLPLFSYLSRGNITSNFVKNFQLVAFYDVGSAWNDAAPWERNNDQNTEIIRTPGSPFVITLNNFGSAWLQSYGAGLRTIFLNYYCKFDVARPVRNFETEDLRFYVTLGYNF, encoded by the coding sequence ATGAAATCAAGAATCTTACCTCTTTTCATACTTCTCTTTTCTCTAGCACCGAGCATTGTTTTTGCGCAATTTGATAGGGATCGATTTGGTAAAAACCGTGTTCAGCATAAAAATATTGAATGGTACTTCTATTCATCTAATAATTTCGAAGTGTATTATTTCGATGGCGGGATGAATAATGCAAGAATGGCCATTGATTTTTTAGAAAGTGAATTTGATCGATTGACCCAATTGATCGGATATGTTGCCTATACAAAACCTAAGGTATTTATCTATAACTCACCACAGGAGTTACTCCAAAGTAATCTTAATTTAAATAAAGATGAATACACAATTGACGGACAAACCTATTTTAGTCGGTTGATTGGAGAAGTGGCTTTTGAAGGAACTTGGGAGAAATTCAAGAAAGATTTACTTTACACCACTTCCAAAATCATTATTGAAGAGATGTTGTATGGATCCACTATTGTGGATGCTTTTCAATCCAATCTCATAAATAGTTTTCCAGATTGGTACATCGATGGGGCTGCGCGATACATAGGCTATGGATGGAGCAGGGAAATGGATGATTTTGTAAGACACTATTTCAAGGATAATAAAAATATCAAACTACATCGATTACAAGAGGCAGAAGCGTCTTGGGTTGGGCAGTCTGTTTGGAATTTTGTGGTAGAAAAATATGGGCGCCGGTACATTTCTAGTATCCTCAATTTGAGTAGAATTAACCGGAATGAAGAAAATTCCATTGCTAATACCATTGGCTTGAACTATAAGTCATTTTTAGAACAATGGAGAAGTTTTTATGTATCAACAAGCGAGCCAGTTTTTACATCTTTCAAAGGTATTAATGAGTCTAATCAAATTAATGAAACAAATCCTTCTAATCTAGGCGCAATCAATGATATCAAATTCAGTCCGGATGCGAAGCATTTAGCATACGTAATCAATAATGGAGGGAAATTTAAGGTTCAAGTAAGGGAAATGTCATCGGGCAGAGAGCGTACAATATTTTCTGGAGGATCTTCTACACCTGACCAACCTGCCAACCTAACATCTCCTGTGATAGCTTGGAGGGATACATTGAATTTAACTATTGCAACCTTTCGAAGAGGAACGACAACCCTCCGATCTCGCGCCATTGATGGTTCTGCTCAAGACAGGATTTTCTTACGGAATATTACTCAGATTTTAAACTTAGATTTCAACTCTACGGGTAGAAATATGGTATTGTCTGCAATTTCGAACGGCAGAACAGATGTATATACGTTGAATGTCCGTGGGGTTGGAAGAAGATTGACAAATGATGTGTTTGATAACATCTATCCTGTATTTTTAAATGATTCGACCATAATTTTTGCTTCAAATCGTGCAGATCTTCCAGATTCTGTTTTGACCCGTACACCAGATGTCAAACAGTTACCTGATTATTTCAATCTCTATAAAGTAGATTTGACGGACACAACAAATCAGCTCCAGAAGTTGACCAATCAAAATAATCTCAACATCAAACCACGGGTACTCAATAGCAATAATTTACTATTGTTAAGTGATCAAAGTGGAATTATGAACCTAAACCGATTGACTATTTCCAACGGTATTTTAAGTCAGGTTTCAGCATTTAATAAGAGTTTAGAAGCTTTCGACTATTCTTCAAGAATCAACAGAATAGCTTACTCGGTAAGAGATGGTAATCAAAGTAGGCTGATAGTGGAGTCTTTTTCCAATGCGGATCAATTCACCCCTAGTACACCAAGAGTTCAATTGCTTCAAGCCAAGAACTTATCTGAACGCATTGCAACAAGGCGTACAGAAATGGATGTAGAAGAAAGGGTAGCCACTGAGCCAAGGCCGACGTTTGATAGAAACACTCGACCGTCGACTGTTAAAGCAGATACCTCATTGAATATTCGATTGGAAGATATTATGAGTGGGCGAGTAGCCAGTCAAGGAGAGCGAGTGGAAGTAGTGAGTCCAAGAGATACAATTCCACCAATCCTTAGTGATAGTTTGCCAACGCCTCAAAATTTAATCGGCAGTATCAATGTAGACCGTTTGCGTTTTGAAAGAAGTGGCGCTATTGATACCGATAATTACATTTTTGACACCATTCCTGCTGCATCTGCACTTGTCGAAGCTACGCGGACTCAGGCATCAACGCGCAGTAATTTGCTAGAGAATTTTAGAAGACAAGGCTTACAAAAGCGCGTAGTAGGTCCTCGTAGAATAGAACAGCAATTCATCACAAGTAGCCTCAATACAGATTGGGTTATTGATCCATTGAGAGGATTTGGAGTCAAGCTTGCAGGAGAAATGACAGATATCCTAGACAATCATGTTTTCAGGGGTTCGATCATGACACCATTGGATTTTCGATCTGGTAGTGATGTAATGTTTGAATATGAGTATCTGAAACAACGGGTAGATGCACGCTTGAGATATGACCGAAGAGCTATACAAGTTAATCAAGGTGATCTTACTTTCCAACGCTATGTATTAAACAAAGCTGAATTGGGTTTCTCCTATCCTGTAAATGTTCATGCACGCTTTACCGCTGCTCCATTCATTGCGCAAACTCAATACTTTAATTTGAATCCAGACTCGATTATTCGTGGTCAATTCCCTGAAAGGAATCGGTTAGATGTTAACTATGTAGGAGGTACGGCTGAATTTGTTTTGGATAAAACCCAGCAAATAGGACTATATGCTCAACAAGGAATGAAAGGTAAAATAGGGTTGAGGCATTATCAAGGATTAAATTTGGGAGAGCGCTCTTTTTCAAATTTTTACTTGGACTTCAGAAACTATCAGAAAATACATAAGAATATAGTATTTGCCTCAAGGCTTTTTGCGGGTTCCTTCTTTGGACAAAATCCTCAAAATTATTTGGTAGGAGGGATGAACAATTGGTTATTTAACCAATTCCGTACACCACCAGCTAATCGTCCTGAACAATCTCCGGTGAGGAATCCAGAGGGTGTTGAAAACTCGAATATTTTGTTTGCAGAGTTTGTTGATCTTCGAGGTTTCCTATTTGATGAAATTAGAGGAAGAAATGTAGTCACGTTCACCAGTGAATTAAGACTGCCGCTTTTCTCATACTTGTCCAGAGGAAATATAACTTCCAATTTTGTTAAAAATTTCCAATTGGTAGCCTTCTATGATGTTGGGTCTGCTTGGAATGATGCGGCACCATGGGAAAGAAATAATGATCAAAACACAGAAATAATACGAACCCCTGGTTCTCCATTCGTAATCACATTGAATAATTTTGGGAGTGCATGGCTGCAAAGTTATGGTGCTGGATTACGCACGATTTTCTTGAATTATTATTGCAAGTTTGATGTAGCAAGACCTGTAAGGAATTTCGAAACAGAGGATTTAAGATTTTATGTTACCTTAGGGTATAATTTCTAA